From the Zonotrichia leucophrys gambelii isolate GWCS_2022_RI chromosome 10, RI_Zleu_2.0, whole genome shotgun sequence genome, one window contains:
- the CTXN2 gene encoding cortexin-2 — translation MSSNYCSNTSASMSVNEMSAFPLTLEQKTGFAFVGILCVFLGLLIIRCFKILLDPYSSMPSSTWEDEVEGLDKGTFEYALA, via the coding sequence ATGAGCAGTAATTACTGCAGCAACACTTCAGCCAGTATGAGTGTCAACGAAATGTCTGCCTTCCCTCTGACTTTAGAACAAAAAACTGGCTTTGCCTTTGTGgggattttgtgtgttttcctggGACTTCTAATTATCAGATGCTTCAAAATCTTGCTAGACCCCTACAGCAGTATGCCTTCTTCCACATGGGAAGATGAAGTTGAGGGGTTGGATAAAGGAACATTTGAATATGCTCTTGCATGA